One Nocardia iowensis DNA window includes the following coding sequences:
- a CDS encoding maleylpyruvate isomerase family mycothiol-dependent enzyme, translating to MIPSDTRPLFPVERQALLELLRSLEPADWTKPTVCPGWSVADVTAHILNDYMRRISGSRDQHGGAAFRDGETLPAYLARVNEEFVRAMRQCSPHLVIELLAQLGPELDLIWAATDLEGPAHLDVSWAGLSVSPGWLDIAREYTEFWVHQQQIRDAVYRPGADDVSMLRPVLVTFLHALPSALHDRIRPSGATVRFEVVGPAGGCWTGVSDGQRWELTTSQAVEPTASVRMDQDTLWRLASRGITVETARRRSELRGDQELAESATTLLAVVA from the coding sequence ATGATCCCGAGCGATACCCGCCCACTGTTCCCGGTCGAGCGACAGGCTCTGCTCGAGCTACTCCGGTCGTTGGAGCCGGCAGACTGGACGAAGCCGACGGTATGTCCTGGCTGGAGTGTCGCCGACGTGACTGCGCACATCCTCAACGACTACATGCGGCGCATCTCGGGCAGCCGAGACCAACACGGCGGTGCCGCCTTTCGCGACGGGGAAACCCTGCCGGCCTACCTGGCACGCGTCAATGAGGAGTTCGTCCGCGCGATGCGGCAATGCAGCCCGCACCTGGTCATCGAGCTACTCGCACAACTGGGCCCAGAGCTGGATCTCATCTGGGCGGCAACCGATCTCGAGGGCCCCGCACATCTGGACGTTTCCTGGGCGGGGTTGAGTGTCAGTCCAGGCTGGCTCGACATCGCCCGTGAATACACCGAATTCTGGGTCCATCAGCAACAGATCCGCGACGCGGTGTATCGGCCCGGGGCCGATGATGTTTCGATGCTGCGTCCGGTGCTGGTCACCTTCCTGCACGCGCTGCCGTCGGCCTTGCACGATCGGATTCGACCTAGCGGTGCGACGGTGCGGTTCGAGGTCGTCGGCCCGGCGGGCGGGTGCTGGACGGGCGTGTCCGACGGTCAGCGCTGGGAGTTGACGACGTCGCAAGCTGTGGAGCCGACCGCATCCGTGCGGATGGACCAGGACACGCTCTGGCGGCTGGCCAGCCGTGGCATCACCGTCGAAACTGCCCGTCGGCGTAGTGAATTGCGCGGTGATCAGGAGCTGGCCGAGTCCGCGACGACACTGCTCGCCGTGGTGGCTTGA
- a CDS encoding PPOX class F420-dependent oxidoreductase — protein sequence MAEIRDRADDVDDINRRTGSGKTRPATILDSHADILGKKGFAHLASLGPDGEPQSHPVWFDFDAVHGQLLISTGTDRQKYRNIQRDPRVSVSILDPDDPYRYLEVRGRVVTIEPDPGKAFLDQLARKYLDLDTYPYEQRRNVERVIIHIQPEHVIA from the coding sequence ATGGCTGAGATCCGCGACAGGGCCGACGATGTCGACGACATCAACCGGCGGACAGGCAGCGGGAAGACACGGCCTGCCACGATCCTCGACAGCCACGCCGACATACTCGGCAAGAAGGGCTTCGCGCACCTCGCGTCGCTGGGACCCGACGGTGAGCCGCAGTCACACCCGGTATGGTTCGACTTCGACGCCGTCCATGGGCAGCTGCTCATCTCAACCGGCACCGACCGGCAAAAATATCGCAACATCCAGCGCGATCCGCGGGTGTCGGTCTCGATCCTCGATCCCGACGACCCCTATCGCTACCTGGAAGTCCGCGGCCGTGTCGTCACGATCGAGCCAGACCCCGGCAAAGCATTCCTGGATCAGCTGGCGCGCAAGTACCTAGATCTGGATACCTACCCGTACGAGCAGAGACGGAACGTCGAGCGGGTGATCATCCACATACAACCGGAACACGTCATCGCCTGA